Proteins encoded in a region of the Ziziphus jujuba cultivar Dongzao chromosome 3, ASM3175591v1 genome:
- the LOC107404884 gene encoding probable arabinosyltransferase ARAD1 has protein sequence MAGKQTPRLKSPILLWFTVALLALSLIFFLISFHSPSQFPDPKNSITKLNYLPETSFVTSLDHFLLTHKPNPLPQETKLSVNELDDLIWKSENHRLYEDPYYPITMPIRVYVYEMPSKFTYDLLWLFRKTYRQTSNLTSNGSPVHRLIEQHSIDYWLWADLIAPESQRLLKSVVRVHRQEEADLFYIPFFTTISFFLLEKQQCKALYREVLKWVTDQPAWKRSEGRDHILPVHHPWSFKSVRKFMKNAIWLLPDMDSTGNWYKPGQVFLEKDLILPYVPNVDLCDAKCLSESELKRTTILFFRGRLKRNAGGKIRAKLGMELSGAEGVVIEEGSAGDGGKAAAQNGMRKSLFCLSPAGDTPSSARLFDAVVSGCIPVIVSDELELPFEGILDYRKIALFVSSSDAVQPGWLLNYLKSISRAQIREMQQNLAKYSKHFIYSSPAQPLGPEDLVWRMMAGKLVNIKLHARRSQRVVKESRRICTCDCKPSNLTTTSNPL, from the exons ATGGCTGGTAAGCAAACTCCAAGATTAAAATCCCCAATCCTATTATGGTTCACAGTTGCTCTCCTTGCTCTCTCCCTCATTTTCTTCCTCATCTCCTTCCATAGTCCCAGTCAGTTTCCTGACCCCAAAAATTCAATCACAAAGCTCAATTACCTGCCCGAGACCTCCTTTGTCACCTCGCTTGACCATTTCCTTCTAACCCACAAGCCCAATCCACTTCCTCAGGAGACCAAATTAAGTGTGAATGAGCTTGACGACCTGATTTGGAAGAGTGAAAACCATAGGCTGTACGAGGATCCCTATTACCCTATCACCATGCCCATTAGGGTTTATGTCTATGAGATGCCGAGCAAGTTTACGTATGATCTTCTATGGCTGTTCAGAAAGACCTATAGACAGACCTCCAATCTCACCTCTAATGGAAGCCCTGTGCACCGACTCATCGAGCAG cattcAATTGATTATTGGCTTTGGGCGGATCTGATAGCTCCAGAATCACAAAGGCTTTTGAAAAGTGTTGTGAGAGTTCATCGGCAGGAGGAGGCAGACCTCTTCTACATTCCTTTCTTCACCACCATCAGCTTCTTCTTGTTGGAGAAACAGCAATGCAAGGCACTTTACAGG GAAGTTCTGAAGTGGGTCACAGATCAGCCTGCATGGAAGCGATCTGAAGGAAGGGATCACATACTTCCTGTTCATCATCCTTGGTCTTTCAAGTCTGTTCGAAAATTTATGAAGAATGCAATCTGGCTGCTACCTGATATGGACTCTACAGGGAACTG GTACAAGCCTGGACAAGTTTTCCTGGAGAAAGATCTAATTCTTCCCTACGTTCCCAATGTTGATCTATGTGATGCCAAGTGCTTATCAGAAAGTGAGTTGAAACGAACCACTATTCTTTTCTTCCGTGGGCGACTTAAAAGAAATGCC GGAGGGAAGATACGTGCAAAACTAGGAATGGAACTAAGTGGTGCTGAGGGTGTAGTTATAGAGGAAGGATCAGCTGGAGATGGAGGAAAAGCAGCAGCTCAGAATGGAATGCGCAA GTCTCTCTTTTGCTTAAGTCCAGCTGGTGACACTCCATCATCTGCTCGATTGTTTGATGCTGTAGTTAGTGGATGCATACCAGTAATAGTAAGCGATGAGTTGGAGCTTCCTTTTGAGGGAATTTTGGACTATAGGAAg ATAGCTTTATTTGTTTCATCCAGTGATGCTGTACAACCAGGATGGCTTTTAAATTATCTGAAAAGTATTAGCCGTGCTCAAATTAGAGAAATGCAACAGAATCTTGCGAAG TACTCGAAGCACTTTATATACTCCAGTCCGGCTCAACCATTGGGTCCCGAAGATTTGGTTTGGAGAATG ATGGCGGGTAAGCTTGTGAATATAAAGCTTCATGCTCGGAGGTCACAGCGAGTGGTTAAAGAGTCCAGACGCATCTGTACTTGTGATTGCAAGCCTTCTAACTTGACAACCACTTCCAATCCCTTATAA